The nucleotide window CGGAGCCCGGCCGAGGCGGAGCGTGGGCTCACCACGCTGGTGCACCGGGCCGGCCTGGACTACCTGCGCTTCGGGCACGCCGAGCCGGTCATGCTGGTGCACGCGGTCACCGCGCCGACCGCAGTGCTGCGTACCCTGCCGGCACTCGACCGGGGTCTGTGGGCGCCGAGCTTCGCCGCGGCCTGGGCCGCGACGGCGGCCATGACCTCCGTGTACGCCCCAGCCAACGGCATCGCGCCACCGACAGTGACCCCCGCGACGCCGGCGGAGGTCTTCGCCCGCGCGGCCCGCCACGGCGACGCGCACGTGGTGAAGCTGGCCGACGCGGTGCTCGACGCCCACGCCGTCAGCGGCGACGACCGGCTGCTCACCGCACCCGGCTACGCCGGCCAACTGATCTGAGCGGGGCGGCGGGTATTGCGGCGGCGGCCCGGCCCGTGCTGGCCTAGCCTCGGCAGGATGTGGCCTCGGATCGGTGAACTGCGCGCCCTCGCCCTCGGCACCCCCGGCGAGTTGCGGGCAACCCTCAACACCCTGGTGCTGGCCGGTGTGAAGACCGCGACGGCCGGCCGGCTCGCCGAGTACGCGGAAGAGGGCGAGGAGTTGGAGCACGTCGGCGAACGCCTGGCCCTTGTCGACGACGACAACGCACTGGCCGGCGTCGTGGAGATCACCGGACTTGAGGTGGTCCGCTTCGCCGACGTGCCCTGGGACTTCGCCCACGCCGAGGGCGAGGGTGACCGCTCGATCGGGGAGTGGCGGGCCGGGCACTCGGCCTACTGGGCGAGGCTCGGCACACCTGTCGACGGCGACACTCCGATCGTCTGCCTCCGCTTCCGGCTGGTCTCCGGTGGCGAGGGCGGTGTGGCCAGCGGTGACCTCGGCACCTGACGCGGCGGCTTCCAACCGCGCGGGTGCGGCGGCCTCAGGCGCGTAGTTGTGGCAGCAACCGCGTCGCCACGTCCACCAGGACGGCCTCGTCACCGGCGTACCAACTGCTGGCGCGCGGCCAGTGCGTCACCACGTCGGTGAAGCCCAGCTCGGCGGCCCGGCCGACCTGGTCGGCGAAGAACTGTGCGCTGCTGAGCGAGAAGACCGGCGCCGCGTCCAGCGAGAGGTAGCGGTCCAGGCTGGCCGGGTCGCGGCCGGCCTCGTCCAAGGTCCGGTCCATCCGCGCGGACAGCGTGGACACGCTGGCCCACCAACCCGCCAGGTCATTGTCGTCACCGGTGCCGGTGGTCACCCACCCCTGCCCGAAGCGGGCCACCAACCGCATCGACCGTGGCCCGTTGGCAGCCACCACGAACGGCACCCGAGGCTGCTGCACGCAGCCGGGGTTGTTGCGGGCGTCCACCGCGGCGAACCAGTCGCCACGCCAGGTGGTGCCGTCCTCCCGCAGGATGAGGTCCAACAGCTCGGTGAACTCGGCGAACCGGTCGACCCGCTGCCGCGGCGGCAGCGTCTCACCGCCCAGCACCGCCGAGTCGAAGCCGATGCCCCCCGCACCCAGACCGAGCAGCAGCCGGCCGGCGGAGACGTCGTCCACAGTGGTGATCTGTCGGGCGAACGCTGCCGGGTGCCGGAAGTTCGGCGACGCCACGAGGGTGCCCAGCCGAATCCGCGAGGTCACCGTCGCGGCGGCGGTCAGCGTGGCCATCGAGTCGAACCACGGGCCGTCGACCAGGTCACGCCAACCCAGGTGGTCGTACGTCCAGGCGTGGTCGAAGCCCCACTCGTCGACCTGCCGCCAGCGACGCTGCGACTCCGCCCACCGCTGGTCCGGCAGGATCACGATGCCAATCCGCATGATCGCCACCCTAGTCCGGCGTACCCCGAACTCTGGTTCCCGTTCCGCTGTGGGCCAGCCCGTACCCTCCGGGGATGCCCACCGAAGCACCTGCCGCCCGCGTATCCCCGGCTCGCCGGACGCGCATGATCCGCACGGTGGCGTTGCTGGTCGGGGTGGTCGTCCCGTCCCTCGTCCTCCGCGAGCTGATCGAGGCCCGGTTCGGCCGCGGGCCGGTGGCCGACCTCAGCGCGGTCGCGGTGCCGATGGCGGCGACCGCGTGGCTCGCGCCGTACGCCTCCTACCGCCGACGTGACGCCCTGCTCTGGCTGGTCGGGCCGGGAATCTACGTCTTCACGGTGATCGCCTGGCGGGTGACCCTCGCGCCCTACCGGGACTGGAGCCCGCGCCCGGAGGAGAAGCCCCGGATGCGCTGGTCAGGCGACCCGGAACACGCCGGGACGTGGCTCCTGACCGAGCCGGCGGGTGACGCGGGTCACACTTCTATCCGGTAGGGACAACGCGTTCGGCTCCGACCACTCGGTGAGCGGCACCCAGGCGGGGTGTCGCCCGAGGAGAGGACCAGGCGCGATGACGAAGGTGACCGCACAGCTGTCGGTATCGGTGGACGGCTTCTACGCCGGCCCCCAGTTCGACGGGAACGGCAACTGGATGGATTCGGAAGAGAGCGCCAAGTTCTTCCGGGTCACCAGGTGGGCGACCGAGGCAGCTGCCTGGCGCGAACGGCAGGGCTTCGCCGGCGGGGAGCAGGACACCAACTCAGAGGTGATCGCCGAGTCGTTCGGCGCCGCCGGCGCGTACGTGATGGGACGCCGGATGGCCGACGGGGGTGAGATCCCCTGGGGTGAGGAGCCGCCGTTCCGCGCACCGGTCTTCGTCGTCACCCACCGCCCCCGCCAGCGGCTACTGAAGGGAGGGGGCACCAGCTTCACCTACGTCACCGACGGCGTGGCCAGCGCCGTCGAGCAGGCGCGCGCCGTGGCCGGCGGCAAGGATGTCGCCGTGGCCGGGGGCGGGAGCCTGGTACGGCAGGTGCTCAAGGCCGGACTGCTCGACGAGTTGGAGCTGCACGTCGTACCCGTCGTGCTCGGCACCGGCCTGCGGCTCTTCGACGCGGACCTCGACCTGGGCGACCGGGAGGGAGTCGAGCTGACGCCGACCCGCGTCCTTGCCACCCCACAGGTGACCCACATCCGGTACGCGGTGCGCGGTCGCGCCCCGCTCGTACTCGACGATCGGGGCCGCGGAGGCGGCCCGACGGTAACCGCGAACTGAACCACGGCCCATCGAAGGAAGGGGGAGACACCATGCCGCAACTGTTGCGGGTGCAGTGCTTCAACGTTTCGCGCGACGGGTTCGGGACCGGAGAGGGGCAGAGCCTGGAACGGCCCTTCGGTCACGCGGACCCCACCGCGCTGTTCTCCTGGCGGGCCGCCACCGCCAGCTTCGTGTATCGCACCGAGCCGGGCGGCACCCGTGGGCTGGACGACTACCTGACCCGCGACGCCGAGTGCAACATCGGCGCGGAGATCATGGGTCGCAACAAGTTCGGCCCCCAACGTGGCCCCTGGGAGGACCACGAGTGGCAGGGATGGTGGGGGGACAATCCGCCGTTCCACACGCCGGTCTTCGTGCTCACCCACCACGAACGTCCGTCGTTCAGCCTGTCCGACACCACGTTCCACTTCCGCGATGTCAGCCCGGCGGAAGCACTGGCCGAGGCGAAGCAGGCAGCCGACGGTCGGGACGTACGCCTCGGCGGTGGGGTGGCCACCATCCGCGAGTTCCTCGAGGCCGATCTGGTCGACACGATGCACATCGCCGTCGCGCCCGTCGACCTCGAACGGGGTGAGCGTTTGTGGGACAGCCCCACCGAACTGCTCGACCGCTTCCACCTCGAGTCGGTGCCCAGCCCCAGCGGGGTCACCCATCTCCTGTTCTGGAGACGATGACAGCACGCCGTCGGGGCACGGACAGCTACAGCCGGGCCAGCACCAGCAACCGGTTGCCGTCGGGGTCAGTGACCCGCGCGGACCGCTCACCCCACGGCTGGTCGACCGGCTCCTCGGTCACTGTCGCCCCACCCGTGCGCAGCGCGCCCACGGCCGCGTCGCAGTCGTCGGCGTAGACGCACAACTCCCAGCGGTGCGAGCCGGCCGGCTCGCCAGCCTCCGGGTTGGCGGCCAGGCCGAGCTCGCTGCTGCCCAGCCGCAGGGCGACGAACTCCGGGGCGCCCTCGTCCGGGAACCGGTAGGTCAGCTCGAAGCCGACCACGTCCCGGTAGAACGCGATGAGTCTTGGCAGGTCAGGTGTCGTCACGATCGGAAAAGCTTCGGTGAACACAGAGTCCACCTGAGCACAGTGGCTGGGTTGACACAAGGCCAACTCTGCTCATGCTTCCGTGCGACGGAGGCCGGCGAGGACGAGGGTGATGACACCGTCCGCGTCGGTTCGGTAGGTCGGGTGGTCGTAGGCCGCACAGATGCCGTGCAGGGCCATCATGATGGTGCCGACACCCACGTCGCCACGGATGGTTCCAGTCATGACGGCGGCGGCCAGGAGGTCGTCGATGACCTGGCCCAGGGCTTGGGCGCCCTCCGCCAGCGCGCCCGATTGGGTGGCCATGAGCGTGGCGAGCGTCCGAGCGAGGCCCTCGTGGCAGTGCAGGTGGTCCACGAAGCCACGCAGGAAGGATTCCAGCGCCTCGTCGGCTGGGAGGGTGGCTTGCAGCTCGTGGGCACGGTCGCACATCGCGGTGAGTTCTTCGCGGTAGACCGCTTCGGCCAGGGCTTCGCGGGTGGGGAAGTGGCGGTAGAGCGTGCCGGTGCCCACGCCGGCCAGTTTGGCGAAGTCGTCGAAGCGCAGGTTGAAGCAGCCGTCGGCGAACAGCTCCCGGGCCTTGGCGATCAGGGCGTCACGGTTGCGGCGGGCGTCGGCGCGCAGTGGCTTGGCATCGGTCACGTAGGGCCCCATGTTGACAAGTGGAGACTGTCTCCATATTTTGAGAACCGGAGACGATCTCCAATTATAGGGTACGAGGTGCCGCGTGAAGATCTTGATGTTCGGCCGGGGCGTGATCAGTGCGACGTACGGGTGGGCTCTGGAACGGGCCGGGCACCATGTCGAGTTCTATGTCCGGCCGGGGCGGGCGACCGCGTACGGCAATGCGATTGATCTTGATCTGCTTGACGCCCGGCGACGGCCGTGGGGGAAGCGGGTCACCGAGAGGTGGCCGGTGCGCTACCGCGAGTCGCTGGAGCCGGACCACGACTTCGATCTGATCGTGCTCAGCGTGCAGCACTACGGCTTCCCGGAAGCCGCGGCCTTCCTGGGACCGCGTGTGGGCGGAGCCACGGTGCTCGTCTTCAACAACCTGTGGGTCGAGCCGCTGACCGCGACCGAACACCTTCCCGCTGACCAGGTGGCCTGGGGCTTTCCCGGGGCCGGCGGCGGGTTCGGCGACGACGGTGTGCTGCATGGGGCTCTGCTGCCAGTGGTCTTCTTCGGCACCTTCGACAGGCCACCGACCGAGCGCGAACAGGCCGTGCGCCAGGTGTTTCGTGACGCGGGGTTCAGGCTCCAGGAAAACTCCGACTTCCGTGGCTGGCTGTCGATCCACTTCGTCCAGAACGCAGGCCTGCACACGCAGAGTCTGAAGCTGGGCTCGCTGTCCAAGCTGACGCCCGGCAACGTACGCGAAGCGATCCTTGCCACCCGCGAACTCCTGCCGCTCGTCGAGGCTCGGGGCGTCGATCTGCGGCGGCACCGCAGCGAGCTACTGCCCTTCACCGCTCCCGTCTGGCTGGCAGCACCGGCGATGGCCTGGCTGTTCAGGCACTTCCCGCCGATGCGCCTGGTCATGGAGGCCCACGCCAACCCGGAGGAGCTGCGCGCGGTCTGCCGCGACACCCTTGCGGAGGCGCGCAGGCTGGGCGTGGAGGTGCCCCGGCTGGAGGCAGCCGAGCCCTACTTCACCGCGGAGAAATGAGATGCGTACGGGCTCGCGCACCTGTTGGATCTCGACATGGAGCATGAGCTCGTCCGTCCTCGGAAGGCACGTCCAGGCGACCACATCGCGGTCCTTTCGCCGTCCTTCGCCGCGGCAGGCGCCTTTCCCGGGATCCACGAGCAGGCCATGCGACGGCTCGCTGACCTGACCGGCCTCGTTCCGATCGAATACCCCACCACCCGCCAGGTGGGCGCGACCGCGGCAGCCCGTGCGGCGGACATCAACGCCGCCTTCGCGGATCCCCGGGTACGCGGCATTCTCGCCGTCATCGGCGGCGACGACCAGATCACTGTCATCCCCCACCTCGACGCCGACCTGGCCCGAGCCGACCCGAAGCCGTTCCTCGGCACCAGCGACAACACCAACCTGCACCACTGGCTCTGGGGCCTCGGCATCGCCAGCTTCTACGGCGGATCCTCACAGGTGCACCTCGGCCCCGGGCCGGCCGTGGACGACATCCACGCCCGGTCGCTGCGAGCGGCGTTACTCACCGGGGAACGGCTGGAGATCACCGATCCGGGTGAGTCCGAGGATGTCGGCATCGACTGGGCAGATCCGCAGGCGTTGAAGTCCTTCGGAGAGCGCGAGCCGACGGAGCCGTGGAGCTGGTACGGGCCGCCCCGCACGGTAACCGGCCCCACCTGGGGCGGCTGCCTGGAAGTCATCCAGTGGATCCTGACGGCGGGACGCTTCCCGTTTCCCCCCGAGGCGCTGCACGGCGGAGTGCTGATCATCGAGACGTCGGAGGAACTCCTTCCCGCCCGAGAGGTCGGCTTCATCGTCCGGTCACTGGGTGAACGCGGTCTCCTCAGCGCCGTCGACGCGGTCCTGGTCGCCCGTCCGCCGGTCTCCGACCACGCCCGCCGACCCGCTG belongs to Micromonospora ureilytica and includes:
- a CDS encoding ASCH domain-containing protein, producing MWPRIGELRALALGTPGELRATLNTLVLAGVKTATAGRLAEYAEEGEELEHVGERLALVDDDNALAGVVEITGLEVVRFADVPWDFAHAEGEGDRSIGEWRAGHSAYWARLGTPVDGDTPIVCLRFRLVSGGEGGVASGDLGT
- a CDS encoding LLM class flavin-dependent oxidoreductase — its product is MRIGIVILPDQRWAESQRRWRQVDEWGFDHAWTYDHLGWRDLVDGPWFDSMATLTAAATVTSRIRLGTLVASPNFRHPAAFARQITTVDDVSAGRLLLGLGAGGIGFDSAVLGGETLPPRQRVDRFAEFTELLDLILREDGTTWRGDWFAAVDARNNPGCVQQPRVPFVVAANGPRSMRLVARFGQGWVTTGTGDDNDLAGWWASVSTLSARMDRTLDEAGRDPASLDRYLSLDAAPVFSLSSAQFFADQVGRAAELGFTDVVTHWPRASSWYAGDEAVLVDVATRLLPQLRA
- a CDS encoding dihydrofolate reductase family protein, which translates into the protein MTKVTAQLSVSVDGFYAGPQFDGNGNWMDSEESAKFFRVTRWATEAAAWRERQGFAGGEQDTNSEVIAESFGAAGAYVMGRRMADGGEIPWGEEPPFRAPVFVVTHRPRQRLLKGGGTSFTYVTDGVASAVEQARAVAGGKDVAVAGGGSLVRQVLKAGLLDELELHVVPVVLGTGLRLFDADLDLGDREGVELTPTRVLATPQVTHIRYAVRGRAPLVLDDRGRGGGPTVTAN
- a CDS encoding dihydrofolate reductase family protein, with the translated sequence MPQLLRVQCFNVSRDGFGTGEGQSLERPFGHADPTALFSWRAATASFVYRTEPGGTRGLDDYLTRDAECNIGAEIMGRNKFGPQRGPWEDHEWQGWWGDNPPFHTPVFVLTHHERPSFSLSDTTFHFRDVSPAEALAEAKQAADGRDVRLGGGVATIREFLEADLVDTMHIAVAPVDLERGERLWDSPTELLDRFHLESVPSPSGVTHLLFWRR
- a CDS encoding VOC family protein, encoding MDSVFTEAFPIVTTPDLPRLIAFYRDVVGFELTYRFPDEGAPEFVALRLGSSELGLAANPEAGEPAGSHRWELCVYADDCDAAVGALRTGGATVTEEPVDQPWGERSARVTDPDGNRLLVLARL
- a CDS encoding TetR/AcrR family transcriptional regulator, which gives rise to MTDAKPLRADARRNRDALIAKARELFADGCFNLRFDDFAKLAGVGTGTLYRHFPTREALAEAVYREELTAMCDRAHELQATLPADEALESFLRGFVDHLHCHEGLARTLATLMATQSGALAEGAQALGQVIDDLLAAAVMTGTIRGDVGVGTIMMALHGICAAYDHPTYRTDADGVITLVLAGLRRTEA
- a CDS encoding 2-dehydropantoate 2-reductase N-terminal domain-containing protein, giving the protein MFGRGVISATYGWALERAGHHVEFYVRPGRATAYGNAIDLDLLDARRRPWGKRVTERWPVRYRESLEPDHDFDLIVLSVQHYGFPEAAAFLGPRVGGATVLVFNNLWVEPLTATEHLPADQVAWGFPGAGGGFGDDGVLHGALLPVVFFGTFDRPPTEREQAVRQVFRDAGFRLQENSDFRGWLSIHFVQNAGLHTQSLKLGSLSKLTPGNVREAILATRELLPLVEARGVDLRRHRSELLPFTAPVWLAAPAMAWLFRHFPPMRLVMEAHANPEELRAVCRDTLAEARRLGVEVPRLEAAEPYFTAEK
- a CDS encoding LD-carboxypeptidase produces the protein MEHELVRPRKARPGDHIAVLSPSFAAAGAFPGIHEQAMRRLADLTGLVPIEYPTTRQVGATAAARAADINAAFADPRVRGILAVIGGDDQITVIPHLDADLARADPKPFLGTSDNTNLHHWLWGLGIASFYGGSSQVHLGPGPAVDDIHARSLRAALLTGERLEITDPGESEDVGIDWADPQALKSFGEREPTEPWSWYGPPRTVTGPTWGGCLEVIQWILTAGRFPFPPEALHGGVLIIETSEELLPAREVGFIVRSLGERGLLSAVDAVLVARPPVSDHARRPAAADRARLREQQRDTVVDVVTRYNPEAVVCVGVPFGHTRPQWILPHGGPITVDGVGRRIFADYR